One genomic segment of Vibrio sp. SCSIO 43136 includes these proteins:
- the rsxB gene encoding electron transport complex subunit RsxB has product METMFYAILALAALAAFFGAILGFASIRFKVEGDPIVEQIDEILPQTQCGQCGYPGCRPYAEAIANGDEINKCPPGGQATIEKLADLMGVEATEMAHDPEKSVKKVAFIHEDMCIGCTKCIAACPVDAIVGGNKALHTVIKSECTGCDLCVAPCPTDCIEMIPVETTTETWKWQLNTIPVVNVTDSQPQKAEQ; this is encoded by the coding sequence ATGGAAACAATGTTTTACGCCATTTTAGCCCTCGCCGCTCTCGCCGCATTTTTTGGTGCTATTTTGGGCTTCGCATCAATTCGATTCAAAGTCGAAGGCGACCCGATCGTCGAGCAAATTGATGAAATCTTGCCACAAACTCAGTGTGGCCAATGTGGCTACCCAGGCTGTCGCCCTTACGCAGAAGCTATCGCCAACGGTGATGAAATCAACAAATGCCCTCCGGGAGGCCAAGCTACCATTGAAAAGCTGGCAGACCTGATGGGTGTTGAAGCGACCGAAATGGCACATGATCCTGAAAAAAGCGTCAAGAAAGTTGCTTTTATTCATGAAGACATGTGCATCGGTTGTACCAAATGCATCGCAGCATGCCCAGTTGACGCTATTGTTGGCGGCAACAAAGCACTTCATACCGTGATTAAATCAGAGTGTACGGGCTGTGATCTGTGTGTGGCTCCTTGTCCTACCGATTGTATTGAAATGATCCCAGTAGAAACGACTACCGAAACATGGAAGTGGCAGTTAAACACTATCCCAGTGGTCAACGTGACCGATTCTCAACCACAAAAAGCAGAACAATAA
- the rsxA gene encoding electron transport complex subunit RsxA: MTEYLLLLVGTVLVNNFVLVKFLGLCPFMGVSKKLDTAIGMALATTFVLTLASVTAYLVESYILKPLGIEFLRTMSFILVIAVVVQFTEMVVHKTSPTLYRLLGIFLPLITTNCAVLGVALLNVNENHNFIESIVYGFGAAVGFSLVLILFASMRERIAAANVPVPFKGASIAMITAGLMSLAFMGFTGLVK, translated from the coding sequence ATGACAGAGTATCTGCTACTGCTTGTTGGTACCGTACTGGTCAACAACTTTGTTCTTGTAAAATTTCTAGGCCTTTGCCCCTTCATGGGAGTGTCAAAAAAGCTTGATACTGCTATCGGCATGGCACTAGCGACCACCTTCGTCCTGACGCTAGCGTCGGTTACCGCCTACCTCGTAGAAAGCTACATTCTGAAGCCGCTAGGGATCGAATTCCTACGTACCATGAGCTTCATCCTAGTGATCGCCGTAGTGGTTCAATTTACCGAAATGGTTGTACACAAAACCAGTCCAACGTTATACCGACTATTGGGGATCTTCCTGCCACTGATCACCACTAACTGTGCGGTACTAGGCGTGGCACTACTTAACGTCAACGAGAACCACAACTTTATCGAATCTATCGTGTATGGATTTGGTGCCGCCGTTGGCTTCTCACTTGTTTTGATTTTGTTTGCTTCGATGCGCGAGCGCATTGCAGCGGCGAATGTTCCCGTTCCATTTAAAGGTGCTTCGATTGCAATGATTACTGCTGGCTTGATGTCTTTGGCCTTTATGGGCTTTACTGGTTTGGTGAAGTAA
- a CDS encoding beta-galactosidase, translating to MAAFADIIQRRDWENPQVVNQHTLKAHSPLFGYRSKADALAQANSNRRSLNGLWQFKLFAKPELVDEQFIATDFAGNDWDKITVPSNWQMQGYDKPIYANVKYPFEVKPPFVPEDNPTGCYRTEFELTESDLAETLRIIFDGVNSAFHLWCNGQWVGYSQDSRLPSEFDLSAFVKAGTNQIAVMVIRWSDGSYLEDQDMWWLSGIFRDVTLLSKPAECIEDVFITPTLDACYRDGSLSITTQLKGRSNLQVQTQLFDGDELIASVTDKPHNKRIDERGSYADVVFSTLAVREPKQWSAELPNLYRVVVSLLCPDGQHLESESYNVGFRAVEIKDGQLTLNGEPLLIRGVNRHEHHPELGHVMTEEDMIQDIKLLKQNNFNAVRTAHYPNHPRWYELCDEYGLYVCDEANIETHGMEPMNRLSNDPQWSNAYMSRFTQMVMRDKNHASIIIWSLGNESGHGATHDAMYAWAKQYDPSRPVQYEGGGANTSATDIICPMYARVDATVEDEAVPKWPIKKWVSLPNEQRPLILCEYAHAMGNSLGSFADYWDAFRDYPRLQGGFIWDWVDQGLTKTAPNGDKYWAYGGDFNDEINDRQFCINGLIFPDRTLHPTIEEAKYCQRMITLALVEQSSSALVLNATSEYLFKSTDNERLTWTLLEDGQAIASGECELSLAPKQTQRIDIELDYATKAGAKYHLNTDIILKESTAWAQAHHILSSEQFALTNENSLELPTAKPSDSLTIQSTDSDVVVNCGIQSQQWHWDLASGLLQAWSVEGEEQLASPLSDNFFRAPLDNDIGVSEIDNVDPNAWICRWQEAGIGEWQRECIGFEADQSSSAVRITSTFAYRYQDQLQAITTWYYQINDQGECSLEVDVKLAEHLPPMPRIGITLGLPLSEQSIEWRGLGPFENYPDRLAAARYGHYALDLEALHTNYIFPTDNGLRCGTDRLKVNRIQVDGEFMFNASRYSQAMLATAKHTYDLVGADTIELNIDHAHMGVGGDDSWSPSVHQEFRLQKKHYRYALTLTPA from the coding sequence ATGGCGGCATTTGCAGATATTATCCAAAGACGTGACTGGGAAAACCCGCAGGTGGTAAACCAGCATACCCTCAAGGCTCATAGCCCCTTGTTTGGCTATCGCAGCAAGGCGGATGCTCTTGCTCAAGCCAATAGCAATCGCCGCTCCTTGAATGGTCTATGGCAGTTCAAGCTGTTTGCCAAGCCTGAACTGGTTGATGAGCAGTTTATAGCAACTGATTTTGCTGGTAATGACTGGGACAAAATTACTGTACCGTCCAACTGGCAGATGCAGGGCTACGATAAGCCGATTTATGCCAACGTAAAATATCCGTTTGAGGTTAAGCCGCCATTTGTGCCTGAAGATAATCCAACCGGCTGCTACCGTACTGAGTTTGAACTGACTGAAAGCGACCTCGCCGAGACGCTGCGCATCATCTTTGATGGCGTCAACTCAGCATTTCACTTGTGGTGCAACGGCCAATGGGTCGGGTACAGCCAAGACAGCCGCCTGCCTTCTGAGTTTGACCTTTCAGCTTTTGTAAAAGCCGGCACCAACCAGATCGCCGTCATGGTGATCCGATGGAGTGATGGCAGCTACTTAGAAGATCAAGACATGTGGTGGCTAAGCGGTATTTTCCGTGACGTCACATTACTTTCAAAACCAGCCGAGTGCATCGAAGATGTGTTTATCACTCCAACCCTTGATGCTTGTTACCGAGATGGTTCACTGTCGATCACTACCCAGCTCAAAGGTCGCAGTAATTTACAGGTACAGACACAGCTTTTTGATGGTGATGAGCTGATTGCTAGCGTGACGGACAAACCACATAACAAACGTATTGATGAACGAGGAAGCTACGCAGATGTTGTTTTCTCAACGTTAGCGGTACGTGAGCCAAAACAGTGGAGCGCTGAACTACCTAACCTATATCGTGTGGTGGTGTCGCTGCTGTGTCCTGATGGCCAGCACCTAGAAAGTGAAAGCTACAATGTTGGATTTAGAGCTGTTGAGATCAAAGATGGTCAGCTTACTCTCAATGGAGAGCCGCTACTGATCCGTGGTGTTAACCGACACGAGCACCACCCTGAGCTGGGTCACGTCATGACTGAAGAAGACATGATCCAAGACATCAAACTGCTCAAACAAAATAACTTCAATGCGGTGAGAACGGCACACTACCCTAACCACCCACGTTGGTATGAGTTGTGTGACGAATACGGTTTGTATGTATGCGATGAGGCCAATATCGAAACCCACGGTATGGAACCGATGAATCGCCTCTCTAATGACCCTCAATGGTCAAACGCCTATATGAGTCGTTTCACGCAGATGGTGATGCGAGATAAGAACCACGCTTCAATCATTATCTGGTCTCTAGGTAATGAATCAGGCCACGGTGCAACCCATGACGCTATGTACGCTTGGGCCAAACAGTATGACCCGTCTCGACCAGTTCAATATGAGGGCGGCGGTGCAAATACCAGTGCAACTGACATTATCTGCCCTATGTATGCCCGCGTTGATGCCACCGTCGAAGATGAAGCCGTGCCTAAATGGCCAATCAAAAAATGGGTGTCTCTTCCTAATGAACAACGACCTCTTATCCTGTGTGAATATGCACACGCTATGGGTAACAGTCTCGGCAGTTTTGCCGACTATTGGGATGCGTTTCGTGACTACCCACGCCTCCAAGGTGGGTTTATTTGGGACTGGGTGGACCAAGGCTTGACCAAAACTGCGCCAAATGGCGACAAATACTGGGCTTATGGTGGTGATTTTAACGACGAAATCAATGACCGACAGTTCTGTATTAATGGCCTAATTTTCCCCGATCGCACTCTTCACCCGACGATTGAAGAAGCTAAATACTGTCAGAGAATGATAACCCTAGCACTAGTTGAGCAAAGCTCATCAGCATTGGTGTTAAACGCCACCAGCGAATACCTGTTCAAAAGCACAGATAATGAGCGACTAACTTGGACCTTGCTGGAAGATGGCCAAGCGATAGCATCAGGTGAATGTGAATTGTCTCTTGCACCAAAGCAGACTCAGCGCATTGACATCGAACTCGACTATGCAACAAAAGCAGGGGCCAAATATCACCTAAATACTGACATCATCCTCAAAGAGTCCACTGCATGGGCGCAGGCGCACCATATTCTAAGTAGCGAACAGTTTGCCCTGACAAATGAGAATAGCCTTGAATTGCCAACCGCTAAGCCATCGGATTCGCTCACTATCCAATCGACAGACAGTGACGTTGTGGTGAACTGTGGCATCCAATCTCAGCAATGGCATTGGGACCTTGCCTCAGGTTTGCTCCAAGCTTGGTCGGTAGAAGGTGAAGAGCAACTCGCATCCCCGCTCAGTGATAATTTCTTCCGTGCACCGTTAGATAATGATATCGGTGTCAGCGAAATTGATAACGTCGACCCAAATGCGTGGATCTGTCGCTGGCAAGAAGCTGGCATTGGTGAGTGGCAACGAGAGTGCATCGGATTTGAAGCCGATCAATCATCATCTGCGGTTCGCATTACATCGACCTTTGCCTATCGGTACCAAGATCAATTGCAGGCAATAACCACTTGGTACTATCAAATTAACGACCAAGGGGAGTGTTCACTCGAGGTTGACGTAAAACTTGCGGAGCATCTACCTCCAATGCCTCGCATCGGCATCACGTTAGGTCTGCCTCTTAGCGAACAGTCGATAGAATGGCGTGGTTTAGGACCATTTGAGAACTACCCTGATCGCTTAGCAGCAGCAAGATATGGTCATTATGCACTTGACCTGGAAGCACTGCATACTAACTACATCTTCCCAACAGATAACGGATTGCGTTGTGGCACCGACCGACTCAAAGTGAATCGTATCCAAGTCGATGGTGAGTTTATGTTCAATGCGAGCCGTTACAGCCAAGCCATGCTTGCCACAGCTAAGCACACCTATGACTTGGTGGGCGCAGATACCATCGAACTTAACATCGACCACGCTCATATGGGTGTCGGTGGTGATGACTCATGGAGCCCGAGTGTTCACCAAGAGTTTCGTCTTCAGAAGAAACACTATCGCTACGCATTAACGCTCACCCCAGCGTAG
- a CDS encoding alpha-galactosidase, with the protein MPQTNLFTLIGTNSQLILELGEYAEILHWGQPVSGDLESYRQSLYRPVPYGRLDKDVALTLHPELGRGLFSSPALEGDRQGQDWAPVFSIENMLQGDNSILIDSVDEQAGLRLYAELRLDSNDVLMMRQTLTNTKPEQYHVHRFANTLPLPARTKELMTYYGRWVHEFQTQRQPISHGGYQQENRRGRTSHEHYPALVAGTNHFDELHGEVWGFHFAWSGNHRMRVDVKTDGRRQLQAEALYLPGEIVLQQEQSITTPWLYASYSDTGLNGMSQQFHSHVRQSILAPEISSKPRPIHLNTWEGIYFDHDPDYILSMASQAADMGVERFIIDDGWFKKRNGDNAALGDWFLDQDKYPNGLEPIIEHVNQLGMEFGLWFEPEMINPDSDLFRQHPEWVLGVEGYDQPKGRNQYAIDLQNQDAFDYLLERLDHFLSQYNIAYIKWDMNREIVQPAHNGQAAGYGQVKRYYALVDKVRSKHPNVEIESCAAGGGRIDFEVLKRTHRFWASDNNDALERQTIQKGMSYFFPSEVMGSHIGASHCHSTRRKHTINFRGITALFGHMGLELDPVKESDQEKQGFERYVELHKSLRPLLHSGTSWRLPTDDDAQQALAVVAKDKSQAVVMIAQLAMPIYATSGHLRIAGLDPNSEYRVSVLDKPQDLDSIVATQPQWVSEDNCVLSGEWCEKVGLTMPILDSESAVLLRLDKVK; encoded by the coding sequence ATGCCACAAACAAATCTCTTTACCCTGATTGGGACAAATAGCCAGTTGATCCTTGAGCTTGGCGAGTATGCCGAGATCCTCCATTGGGGCCAGCCAGTGAGCGGTGACCTAGAGAGCTACCGCCAATCCCTGTATCGCCCTGTGCCTTATGGTCGCCTTGATAAGGATGTGGCTCTTACCCTTCACCCCGAGTTAGGACGAGGCCTATTCAGTAGCCCAGCGTTGGAAGGGGATAGGCAAGGACAGGACTGGGCGCCAGTATTTAGCATCGAGAATATGCTGCAGGGTGATAACAGCATTCTTATCGACAGCGTTGATGAGCAAGCAGGCCTTCGTTTATACGCTGAGCTTAGGTTAGACAGCAATGATGTATTGATGATGCGTCAGACCCTGACCAATACCAAGCCAGAGCAATATCATGTGCATCGCTTTGCCAATACGCTGCCGCTACCTGCAAGAACCAAGGAGCTGATGACCTACTATGGCCGTTGGGTGCACGAGTTTCAGACCCAGCGCCAGCCAATAAGTCATGGTGGCTATCAGCAGGAAAACCGCCGTGGACGTACCTCTCATGAACATTATCCAGCGCTTGTGGCAGGCACCAATCACTTTGATGAGCTTCATGGAGAGGTTTGGGGGTTCCACTTTGCTTGGAGTGGCAACCATCGAATGCGTGTGGATGTTAAAACCGATGGCCGCCGCCAGCTACAGGCTGAGGCACTTTACCTACCGGGAGAGATTGTTCTACAGCAAGAGCAGAGCATTACGACCCCTTGGCTCTACGCAAGCTATAGCGATACTGGCCTGAATGGCATGAGCCAGCAATTCCATTCTCATGTACGTCAGTCAATCCTGGCGCCTGAGATCTCTTCCAAACCTCGCCCTATTCATCTCAATACCTGGGAGGGGATCTATTTTGACCATGACCCAGATTACATTCTGTCGATGGCAAGCCAAGCTGCAGATATGGGCGTGGAGCGATTTATTATTGATGATGGCTGGTTTAAAAAACGCAATGGTGACAACGCAGCGCTAGGGGATTGGTTCCTAGATCAAGATAAATATCCGAATGGCCTAGAGCCCATTATTGAGCACGTAAATCAGCTCGGCATGGAGTTTGGTCTCTGGTTTGAGCCAGAGATGATCAACCCTGACTCTGACCTGTTTCGTCAGCATCCTGAGTGGGTATTAGGTGTTGAGGGTTATGATCAACCTAAGGGACGCAATCAGTATGCCATTGACCTACAAAATCAGGACGCCTTTGACTATCTGTTGGAGCGCCTTGATCACTTTCTTAGTCAGTACAATATTGCCTATATCAAATGGGATATGAACCGAGAGATTGTGCAGCCAGCACATAATGGACAAGCCGCAGGCTATGGGCAGGTTAAGCGCTATTATGCGTTGGTGGATAAGGTGAGAAGCAAGCACCCAAATGTTGAGATTGAGTCGTGCGCCGCAGGTGGTGGTCGGATCGACTTTGAAGTCTTAAAGCGAACTCACCGTTTTTGGGCATCTGATAACAATGATGCTTTGGAGCGTCAAACGATTCAGAAGGGGATGAGTTATTTCTTCCCGTCTGAGGTGATGGGTAGCCATATTGGTGCCAGCCACTGCCACTCGACCCGACGCAAGCACACGATTAACTTTCGGGGCATTACGGCACTATTCGGTCATATGGGCTTGGAGTTAGACCCGGTTAAGGAATCCGACCAAGAGAAGCAGGGCTTTGAGCGTTACGTAGAGCTACATAAATCCTTGCGCCCTTTGCTGCATAGTGGCACCAGCTGGCGCTTGCCAACCGATGATGACGCACAGCAGGCTCTTGCAGTGGTCGCCAAGGATAAGTCACAGGCAGTCGTCATGATTGCCCAGCTTGCTATGCCAATCTATGCCACCAGTGGTCACCTAAGAATCGCAGGCCTAGACCCTAATTCAGAGTACCGAGTAAGCGTGTTGGATAAGCCCCAAGATTTAGACTCGATTGTTGCCACTCAGCCACAATGGGTGAGTGAGGATAACTGCGTGTTGTCTGGAGAGTGGTGTGAGAAGGTTGGCTTGACTATGCCAATTCTGGACTCTGAGAGTGCAGTGTTGCTGAGGCTCGATAAAGTTAAGTAA
- a CDS encoding LysE family transporter has protein sequence MRAEIISLLLLLVSIIGTPGPNNTLLAVSGLQRGYMQTLPLLLAINFGVVSVIALSTLGASSMQEQIMVHANLLSSIGAIALIYIGIASWPKTCAEGSEVKMVSPLLMAILQIVNPKIWMIAVSVVTTFSISLQATTICLLTLVCGLTLNSLWVLSGKVVSSSLNQLSSQAVSKLGAVLIIGIGLKILLTDLV, from the coding sequence ATGAGAGCTGAAATAATTTCTCTTTTATTATTGTTGGTGTCGATTATTGGCACACCTGGTCCAAATAATACCTTATTGGCAGTATCGGGGCTCCAGCGTGGTTATATGCAGACATTACCATTATTGCTGGCTATTAATTTTGGCGTGGTAAGTGTTATAGCGTTATCAACTCTTGGTGCAAGCAGTATGCAAGAGCAGATTATGGTACATGCTAATTTGCTTTCCAGTATAGGAGCTATAGCTCTGATTTACATTGGTATTGCTTCATGGCCTAAGACTTGTGCTGAGGGTAGCGAAGTTAAAATGGTATCGCCGCTATTGATGGCAATTTTGCAAATAGTCAACCCCAAAATTTGGATGATTGCTGTTAGTGTAGTGACCACCTTTTCAATCTCGTTACAGGCGACAACTATATGCCTACTAACACTAGTTTGTGGCCTTACTCTCAATAGTTTATGGGTGTTGTCTGGGAAAGTAGTCAGCTCTAGTTTAAATCAATTGTCTTCGCAAGCAGTGTCAAAATTGGGTGCTGTATTGATTATTGGCATTGGTCTTAAAATACTGTTGACTGATTTAGTCTGA
- a CDS encoding aminotransferase class III-fold pyridoxal phosphate-dependent enzyme has protein sequence MTIYQKLESGVRSYCRHFPLELDTAKASKVTTVDGTCYIDFLMGCGSLNFGHNPPPLQSALSEYIQADGVAMTMDFHSSAKSQFLTDFNNIILRPRKLEYKLHFTGPTGTNAVEAACKIFMNGLSENVHGMGDAGSLSLASLRAMAIINQVASNTLGTSATHELVEIE, from the coding sequence ATGACTATATATCAAAAGCTTGAGTCCGGAGTTAGAAGCTATTGTCGGCATTTTCCATTGGAGTTGGATACAGCTAAGGCATCTAAAGTTACTACTGTTGATGGCACCTGCTATATTGATTTCTTGATGGGATGTGGCAGTTTGAATTTTGGCCACAACCCCCCTCCGCTACAATCTGCGCTCTCAGAATATATTCAAGCAGATGGTGTTGCGATGACAATGGATTTTCATTCTTCTGCCAAGTCTCAGTTTTTAACAGATTTTAACAATATTATTCTGCGACCGCGCAAATTAGAGTACAAGTTGCATTTTACTGGACCAACTGGGACAAATGCAGTTGAAGCAGCCTGCAAGATTTTTATGAATGGGCTGAGCGAAAATGTTCATGGTATGGGAGATGCTGGTTCGCTGAGTTTAGCTTCATTGCGTGCGATGGCGATTATAAATCAGGTTGCTAGTAATACTCTAGGTACCTCAGCAACGCATGAGCTGGTGGAAATAGAGTGA
- the rsxC gene encoding electron transport complex subunit RsxC, which produces MLSLVEKIRSGYLWDFHGGVHPPENKQQSVKTSLSHAPLANEFVLPLKQHIGKSGDICVEVGQKVLRGQRLTDCPLSFMLPVHAPTSGTVTAIEPRTSTHPSGLAELSIVITADGKDKWFDRQPMPDYQQETAEILIETIRQAGVSGMGGAGFPTAKKIQSGMAKTKILIINAAECEPYITADDILMREHADEIIQGIDIIEHILKPELTIIAVEDNKPEAVKALEVAATQKDLVIRVIPTKYPSGGEKQLIKILTNQEVPKNGIPADIGVLVQNVGSVQAVKKAIIDGEPLTERVVTLTGNCFKQPQNVWTRIGTPIQFLLDQFDYQPSKKSPRLILGGPMMGFTLPHTSVPITKTTNCILAPTHKEIPANRYEMECIRCSSCAEVCPANLLPQQLQWYAKDADYQKCEELNLKDCIECGACAYVCPSEIPLVEYYRQAKAEIRTQQQEAQAAERAKARFEERNARLEREKAERENRFKKAAEQRRKEMKATGGDDAVAAAIERVKAQKAQPDNAPKPAVAAAIARAKAKQAEAAKSNAQEPDNSEMIELRKKRKEEARLRKAKQAQEQAQETSESENATEKKDAVAAAIARAKAKKAAQVQTDNDSPADSTDKKDAVAAAIARAKARKAAQQTTDTQDDTTNSTSDDSSTKKDAVAAAIARAKARKAAQENTQPQDEAEQASEAAEDPKKAAVAAAIARAKARKATQDSSEPLVETEQESEAAEDPKKAAVAAAIARAKARKAAQENSEPLVETEQESEAAEDPKKAAVAAAIARAKARKAAQENTDPQIEAEQEADATEDPKKAAVAAAIARAKARKAAQENTEPQIEAEQEAEPAEDPKKAAVAAAIARAKARKAAQENAEPQADTEQESEPETQEDPKKAAVAAAIARAKARKAAMQQKQTKENE; this is translated from the coding sequence ATGTTGTCATTAGTAGAGAAAATTCGTTCTGGTTATCTGTGGGACTTCCACGGAGGTGTTCACCCGCCAGAAAATAAGCAACAATCAGTTAAAACTTCCCTCAGTCACGCACCACTGGCAAATGAGTTTGTGCTGCCACTAAAGCAGCACATTGGTAAGTCAGGCGATATCTGCGTTGAAGTGGGTCAAAAAGTTTTGCGTGGACAACGCTTAACCGATTGCCCTTTGAGCTTCATGTTACCTGTTCATGCACCGACCTCTGGCACAGTCACCGCTATCGAACCTCGCACCTCAACCCACCCATCGGGTCTAGCTGAGCTCAGCATTGTCATCACAGCCGATGGCAAGGATAAGTGGTTCGATAGACAGCCAATGCCAGATTATCAGCAAGAAACCGCTGAGATCCTGATTGAAACGATTCGTCAGGCTGGTGTTTCTGGTATGGGTGGTGCTGGATTTCCGACGGCGAAGAAAATTCAATCGGGCATGGCCAAGACCAAAATCCTGATCATCAATGCTGCCGAATGTGAACCTTACATCACCGCCGATGACATTCTAATGCGTGAGCACGCTGATGAAATAATTCAAGGCATAGATATCATTGAGCATATCCTTAAGCCTGAGCTAACCATCATCGCTGTTGAAGATAACAAGCCAGAAGCCGTAAAAGCCCTTGAAGTCGCTGCGACACAAAAAGATCTGGTGATCCGAGTGATCCCAACCAAGTACCCTTCTGGCGGTGAAAAGCAACTGATTAAGATTTTGACTAATCAGGAAGTGCCTAAGAATGGTATTCCTGCTGATATCGGCGTGCTGGTACAAAACGTAGGTTCGGTGCAAGCAGTTAAAAAAGCGATCATCGATGGTGAGCCACTCACCGAGCGTGTAGTCACCTTAACAGGTAACTGCTTCAAGCAGCCGCAAAATGTTTGGACCCGCATCGGTACTCCGATCCAGTTCCTTCTTGATCAGTTTGACTATCAGCCAAGCAAGAAGTCACCAAGACTGATTTTGGGCGGACCTATGATGGGTTTCACGTTACCTCATACCTCTGTCCCTATTACCAAGACCACTAACTGTATCTTGGCTCCAACGCATAAAGAGATCCCAGCCAATCGCTACGAAATGGAGTGTATTCGCTGTTCATCATGTGCAGAAGTGTGCCCTGCTAATCTTCTTCCACAACAATTGCAGTGGTATGCCAAAGACGCTGATTACCAGAAGTGTGAAGAGCTCAATCTAAAGGATTGCATTGAGTGTGGGGCATGTGCGTACGTGTGCCCGAGTGAGATCCCGCTAGTCGAATACTATCGTCAAGCAAAAGCTGAAATTCGCACTCAACAGCAAGAAGCACAAGCCGCAGAACGAGCTAAAGCTCGATTTGAAGAACGTAACGCACGACTTGAGCGTGAAAAAGCTGAGCGAGAGAATCGCTTCAAAAAGGCCGCCGAGCAACGACGCAAAGAGATGAAAGCTACGGGTGGTGATGATGCTGTAGCTGCCGCTATTGAACGTGTTAAAGCTCAGAAAGCACAACCAGACAATGCGCCAAAACCAGCTGTCGCAGCGGCTATCGCAAGAGCCAAAGCAAAGCAAGCTGAAGCAGCTAAGAGTAACGCTCAAGAACCTGACAACAGTGAAATGATTGAGCTGCGCAAAAAACGCAAAGAGGAAGCTCGTCTGCGTAAAGCCAAACAAGCACAAGAGCAAGCGCAAGAAACGTCTGAATCTGAGAACGCTACCGAGAAAAAAGATGCTGTTGCAGCCGCTATTGCTCGTGCAAAGGCTAAAAAAGCGGCGCAAGTTCAAACCGATAACGACTCGCCAGCAGACAGCACTGACAAAAAAGATGCCGTGGCTGCCGCTATCGCTAGAGCAAAGGCCCGTAAAGCAGCGCAACAGACAACGGATACTCAAGACGATACAACAAACAGCACCTCTGATGATAGCAGTACCAAAAAAGACGCCGTCGCTGCCGCTATTGCCCGTGCTAAAGCTCGAAAAGCGGCGCAAGAAAATACTCAGCCTCAAGACGAAGCTGAGCAAGCGTCTGAGGCTGCCGAAGATCCAAAGAAAGCCGCTGTCGCTGCCGCTATTGCTCGTGCTAAAGCCCGTAAAGCGACGCAAGATAGTTCTGAGCCTCTAGTCGAAACTGAGCAAGAGTCTGAGGCTGCCGAAGATCCGAAGAAAGCCGCCGTCGCTGCCGCGATTGCTCGTGCCAAGGCTCGCAAAGCGGCCCAAGAAAACTCTGAGCCTCTAGTCGAAACTGAGCAAGAGTCTGAAGCTGCCGAAGATCCGAAGAAAGCCGCCGTCGCTGCGGCGATTGCTCGTGCTAAAGCTCGCAAAGCGGCGCAAGAAAATACCGATCCTCAAATCGAAGCTGAGCAAGAGGCTGATGCTACCGAAGATCCGAAGAAAGCCGCCGTCGCTGCGGCGATTGCTCGTGCTAAAGCTCGCAAAGCGGCGCAAGAAAATACCGAGCCTCAAATCGAAGCTGAGCAAGAGGCTGAGCCTGCCGAAGATCCGAAGAAAGCCGCTGTCGCTGCGGCGATTGCTCGTGCTAAAGCCCGTAAAGCGGCGCAAGAAAATGCCGAGCCACAAGCTGATACTGAGCAAGAGTCAGAGCCAGAAACTCAAGAAGACCCGAAAAAGGCCGCCGTCGCAGCAGCCATCGCTCGTGCCAAAGCACGTAAGGCAGCCATGCAACAAAAACAAACTAAGGAGAATGAGTAG